Proteins encoded within one genomic window of Lepidochelys kempii isolate rLepKem1 chromosome 11, rLepKem1.hap2, whole genome shotgun sequence:
- the GTF3C3 gene encoding general transcription factor 3C polypeptide 3 isoform X2 — MSGFSPELIDYLEGKISFEEFERRREERKSRERKDGESVPTEENTYDPDAPSTSGKGSGKSQSCNETEGETTDGVSKSVHRVFASMLGENEDEEEEEEEEEEDEETPEQPTAGDVFVLEMVLNRETKKMMKEKRPRSKLPRALRGLMGEANIRFARGEHEEAILMCMEIIRQAPLAYEPFSTLAMIYEDQGDMEKSLQFELIAAHLNPSDTEEWVRLAEMSLEQDNIKQAIFCYSKALKYDPTNVRYLWERSSLYEQMGDHKMAMDGYRRILNLLSPFDGERFMQLARDMAKSYYEANDVTSAIEIMEEAFTKHQSLISMEDINIAAELYISNKQYDKAMAVITDFSGIVVSKKVTEQGPSEENKDMKDVVAVVEIQESQVAVIDYQDFPAEASAVSEDKVSCSIPDGVPIDITVKLMVCLVHLNILEPLSPLLTTLVEQNPEDMGDLYLDVAEAFLDVGEYNSALPLLSALVCSERYNLAVVWLRHAECLKALGYMERAAESYAKVVDLAPLHLDARISLSTLQQQLGRPEKALEALEPMYDPDTLAQDANAAQQVAMNRAQVCLISSSKSGERHLYLMKVSRDKISDSDDQETANCDAKAIFAVLTSVLTKDDWWNLLLKAIYSLCDLSRYKEAELLVDSSLEYYSFYDDRQKRKELEYFGLSAAILDKNFRKGYNYIRIMLMENVNKPQLWNIFNQVTMHSQDVRHHRFCLRLMLKNPDNHALCVLNGHNAFVSGSFKHALGQYVQAFRTKPDEPLYSLCIGLTFIHMASQKYVLKRHALLVQGFSFLHRYLGLRGPCQESFYNLGRGLHQLGLVHMAIHYYQKALELPPLILEGIEADQTDLRRDVAFNLSLIYQSSGNLRMAQKLLYTYGIV, encoded by the exons ATGTCGGGCTTCAGCCCCGAGCTGATCGATTACCTGGAGGGGAAAATCTCCTTCGAGGAGTTCGAGAGGCGCCGAGAGGAGCGCAAGAGCCGCGAGAGGAAG GATGGAGAAAGTGTacctactgaggaaaatacatATGACCCAGATGCTCCATCTACATCTGGAAAAGGATCTGGTAAATCCCAGAGTTGCAATGAAACAGAAG GAGAAACGACAGATGGGGTCAGTAAATCCGTCCATCGGGTCTTCGCTTCCATGCTTGGGGAAAAtgaagatgaggaggaagaagaggaagaggaggaggaagatgaagaaacCCCTGAGCAACCCACAGCAGGAGATGTTTTTGTATTGGAGATGGTGCTTAATCGAGAGACCAAAAAAATGATGAAA GAGAAAAGGCCTCGCAGTAAACTTCCTCGAGCCCTGAGAGGACTCATGGGAGAAGCCAACATTAGGTTTGCTCGAGGGGAACATGAGGAAGCTATACTGATGTGCATGGAAATCATAAGACAAG CTCCTCTTGCTTATGAGCCATTTTCTACTCTTGCCATGATCTATGAAGACCAAGGTGATATGGAGAAATCATTGCAATTTGAGTTGATTGCAGCTCATTTAAACCCTAGTGACACTGAGGAGTGGGTTAGACTGGCAGAAATGTCACTAGAGCAGGACAATATTAAACAGGCCATATTTTGCTATTCAAAAG CTCTAAAGTATGACCCTACCAATGTCCGTTATCTGTGGGAGAGATCAAGCTTGTATGAGCAGATGGGAGACCATAAAATGGCAATGGATGGCTATAGACGTATCTTAAATCTTCTGTCCCCTTTTGATGGAGAACGCTTTATGCAGTTGGCCAGGGACATGGCGAA GAGTTACTATGAAGCCAATGATGTCACCTCTGCTATTGAGATAATGGAGGAAGCCTTTACTAAACATCAGAGCCTCATCTCCATGGAAGATATTAATATAGCAGCTGAACTGTATATCTCCAACAAACAGTATGACAAAGCTATGGCG GTTATTACGGATTTTTCAGGAATTGTAGTTTCAAAGAAAGTGACTGAACAAGGCCCTTCTGAGGAGAATAAAG ACATGAAAGATGTAGTGGCTGTTGTGGAAATTCAGGAGAGTCAAGTGGCAGTGATCGACTACCAAGATTTTCCAGCTGAGGCCAGCGCTGTTT CTGAAGATAAAGTTAGCTGCTCTATACCTGATGGAGTTCCAATTGACATCACAGTAAAACTAATGGTGTGCCTGGTTCACCTGAACATTCTGGAGCCACTCAGT ccTCTTTTGACTACTCTAGTGGAGCAAAATCCAGAGGATATGGGGGACTTGTACCTGGATGTTGCAGAGGCGTTTTTGGATGTTGGAGAATACAATTCAGCACTACCACTCTTGAGTGCCTTAGTTTGTTCTGAAAGATATAACTTGGCAGTAGTTTGGCTCCGGCATGCAG AGTGTCTAAAAGCCTTGGGATATATGGAGCGTGCTGCAGAGAGCTATGCGAAAGTTGTTGATCTTGCCCCGTTGCATTTGGATGCAAGAATTTCACTTTCTAcacttcagcagcagctgggccgGCCTGAGAAAGCTTTGGAGGCTCTGGAACCAATGTATGATCCAGATACTTTGGCACAAGATGCTAATGCTGCCCAGCAGGTAG CAATGAATAGAGCTCAGGTGTGTTTGATATCTAGTTCCAAATCCGGGGAGAGACACCTTTACCTTATGAAGGTGTCTAGGGATAAAATTTCAGACAGTGATGACCAAGAGACTGCAAACTGTGATGCAAAAG CAATATTTGCTGTGCTCACAAGTGTACTGACAAAAGATGACTGGTGGAACCTCCTCCTGAAAGCCATATACTCTTTGTGTGACCTTTCCCGATACAAGGAGGCAGAGCTGCTGGTGGATTCCTCACTGGAATATTATTCATTTTATGATGATAGGCAAAAGCGCAAAGAGCTGGAGTACTTTGGTCTTTCAGCTGCAATTCTGGACAAGAACTTCAGAAAAGGTTACAACTATATCAG GATAATGTTAATGGAAAATGTTAATAAACCACAACTCTGGAACATCTTCAATCAAGTCACCATGCATTCTCAGGATGTACGACATCATCGCTTTTGTCTTCGATTAATGCTGAAAAATCCTGATAATCATGCACTGTGTGTCCTAAATGGGCATAATGCATTTGTATCTGGTAGTTTCAAGCATGCTCTCG GACAATATGTGCAAGCCTTCCGTACCAAGCCAGATGAACCTCTGTACAGCCTTTGCATAGGCTTAACTTTCATCCACATGGCATCTCAGAAGTATGTGTTAAAAAGACATGCTCTTCTTGTACAG GGATTCTCTTTCCTTCACCGGTACCTGGGCCTCCGTGGACCATGCCAAGAATCTTTCTATAACCTAGGCCGTGGCCTTCATCAGCTGGGATTAGTGCATATGGCAATCCATTATTACCAAAAGGCACTGGAGCTTCCTCCTCTCATCTTAGAG gGAATAGAAGCTGATCAGACAGACTTGCGAAGAGATGTTGCTTTCAACTTGTCACTAATTTATCAGAGCAGTGGAAATTTAAGAATGGCTCAAAAGCTGTTGTATACATATGGAATCGTATGA
- the GTF3C3 gene encoding general transcription factor 3C polypeptide 3 isoform X1, whose product MSGFSPELIDYLEGKISFEEFERRREERKSRERKDGESVPTEENTYDPDAPSTSGKGSGKSQSCNETEGETTDGVSKSVHRVFASMLGENEDEEEEEEEEEEDEETPEQPTAGDVFVLEMVLNRETKKMMKEKRPRSKLPRALRGLMGEANIRFARGEHEEAILMCMEIIRQAPLAYEPFSTLAMIYEDQGDMEKSLQFELIAAHLNPSDTEEWVRLAEMSLEQDNIKQAIFCYSKALKYDPTNVRYLWERSSLYEQMGDHKMAMDGYRRILNLLSPFDGERFMQLARDMAKSYYEANDVTSAIEIMEEAFTKHQSLISMEDINIAAELYISNKQYDKAMAVITDFSGIVVSKKVTEQGPSEENKDMKDVVAVVEIQESQVAVIDYQDFPAEASAVSEDKVSCSIPDGVPIDITVKLMVCLVHLNILEPLSPLLTTLVEQNPEDMGDLYLDVAEAFLDVGEYNSALPLLSALVCSERYNLAVVWLRHAECLKALGYMERAAESYAKVVDLAPLHLDARISLSTLQQQLGRPEKALEALEPMYDPDTLAQDANAAQQELKLLLHRSTLLYSQGKMYGYVDTLLTMLAMLLKVAMNRAQVCLISSSKSGERHLYLMKVSRDKISDSDDQETANCDAKAIFAVLTSVLTKDDWWNLLLKAIYSLCDLSRYKEAELLVDSSLEYYSFYDDRQKRKELEYFGLSAAILDKNFRKGYNYIRIMLMENVNKPQLWNIFNQVTMHSQDVRHHRFCLRLMLKNPDNHALCVLNGHNAFVSGSFKHALGQYVQAFRTKPDEPLYSLCIGLTFIHMASQKYVLKRHALLVQGFSFLHRYLGLRGPCQESFYNLGRGLHQLGLVHMAIHYYQKALELPPLILEGIEADQTDLRRDVAFNLSLIYQSSGNLRMAQKLLYTYGIV is encoded by the exons ATGTCGGGCTTCAGCCCCGAGCTGATCGATTACCTGGAGGGGAAAATCTCCTTCGAGGAGTTCGAGAGGCGCCGAGAGGAGCGCAAGAGCCGCGAGAGGAAG GATGGAGAAAGTGTacctactgaggaaaatacatATGACCCAGATGCTCCATCTACATCTGGAAAAGGATCTGGTAAATCCCAGAGTTGCAATGAAACAGAAG GAGAAACGACAGATGGGGTCAGTAAATCCGTCCATCGGGTCTTCGCTTCCATGCTTGGGGAAAAtgaagatgaggaggaagaagaggaagaggaggaggaagatgaagaaacCCCTGAGCAACCCACAGCAGGAGATGTTTTTGTATTGGAGATGGTGCTTAATCGAGAGACCAAAAAAATGATGAAA GAGAAAAGGCCTCGCAGTAAACTTCCTCGAGCCCTGAGAGGACTCATGGGAGAAGCCAACATTAGGTTTGCTCGAGGGGAACATGAGGAAGCTATACTGATGTGCATGGAAATCATAAGACAAG CTCCTCTTGCTTATGAGCCATTTTCTACTCTTGCCATGATCTATGAAGACCAAGGTGATATGGAGAAATCATTGCAATTTGAGTTGATTGCAGCTCATTTAAACCCTAGTGACACTGAGGAGTGGGTTAGACTGGCAGAAATGTCACTAGAGCAGGACAATATTAAACAGGCCATATTTTGCTATTCAAAAG CTCTAAAGTATGACCCTACCAATGTCCGTTATCTGTGGGAGAGATCAAGCTTGTATGAGCAGATGGGAGACCATAAAATGGCAATGGATGGCTATAGACGTATCTTAAATCTTCTGTCCCCTTTTGATGGAGAACGCTTTATGCAGTTGGCCAGGGACATGGCGAA GAGTTACTATGAAGCCAATGATGTCACCTCTGCTATTGAGATAATGGAGGAAGCCTTTACTAAACATCAGAGCCTCATCTCCATGGAAGATATTAATATAGCAGCTGAACTGTATATCTCCAACAAACAGTATGACAAAGCTATGGCG GTTATTACGGATTTTTCAGGAATTGTAGTTTCAAAGAAAGTGACTGAACAAGGCCCTTCTGAGGAGAATAAAG ACATGAAAGATGTAGTGGCTGTTGTGGAAATTCAGGAGAGTCAAGTGGCAGTGATCGACTACCAAGATTTTCCAGCTGAGGCCAGCGCTGTTT CTGAAGATAAAGTTAGCTGCTCTATACCTGATGGAGTTCCAATTGACATCACAGTAAAACTAATGGTGTGCCTGGTTCACCTGAACATTCTGGAGCCACTCAGT ccTCTTTTGACTACTCTAGTGGAGCAAAATCCAGAGGATATGGGGGACTTGTACCTGGATGTTGCAGAGGCGTTTTTGGATGTTGGAGAATACAATTCAGCACTACCACTCTTGAGTGCCTTAGTTTGTTCTGAAAGATATAACTTGGCAGTAGTTTGGCTCCGGCATGCAG AGTGTCTAAAAGCCTTGGGATATATGGAGCGTGCTGCAGAGAGCTATGCGAAAGTTGTTGATCTTGCCCCGTTGCATTTGGATGCAAGAATTTCACTTTCTAcacttcagcagcagctgggccgGCCTGAGAAAGCTTTGGAGGCTCTGGAACCAATGTATGATCCAGATACTTTGGCACAAGATGCTAATGCTGCCCAGCAG GAATTAAAGTTATTGCTCCATCGTTCAACGCTGTTGTATTCTCAAGGCAAAATGTACGGTTATGTGGACACTTTACTTACCATGCTAGCAATGCTATTAAAG GTAGCAATGAATAGAGCTCAGGTGTGTTTGATATCTAGTTCCAAATCCGGGGAGAGACACCTTTACCTTATGAAGGTGTCTAGGGATAAAATTTCAGACAGTGATGACCAAGAGACTGCAAACTGTGATGCAAAAG CAATATTTGCTGTGCTCACAAGTGTACTGACAAAAGATGACTGGTGGAACCTCCTCCTGAAAGCCATATACTCTTTGTGTGACCTTTCCCGATACAAGGAGGCAGAGCTGCTGGTGGATTCCTCACTGGAATATTATTCATTTTATGATGATAGGCAAAAGCGCAAAGAGCTGGAGTACTTTGGTCTTTCAGCTGCAATTCTGGACAAGAACTTCAGAAAAGGTTACAACTATATCAG GATAATGTTAATGGAAAATGTTAATAAACCACAACTCTGGAACATCTTCAATCAAGTCACCATGCATTCTCAGGATGTACGACATCATCGCTTTTGTCTTCGATTAATGCTGAAAAATCCTGATAATCATGCACTGTGTGTCCTAAATGGGCATAATGCATTTGTATCTGGTAGTTTCAAGCATGCTCTCG GACAATATGTGCAAGCCTTCCGTACCAAGCCAGATGAACCTCTGTACAGCCTTTGCATAGGCTTAACTTTCATCCACATGGCATCTCAGAAGTATGTGTTAAAAAGACATGCTCTTCTTGTACAG GGATTCTCTTTCCTTCACCGGTACCTGGGCCTCCGTGGACCATGCCAAGAATCTTTCTATAACCTAGGCCGTGGCCTTCATCAGCTGGGATTAGTGCATATGGCAATCCATTATTACCAAAAGGCACTGGAGCTTCCTCCTCTCATCTTAGAG gGAATAGAAGCTGATCAGACAGACTTGCGAAGAGATGTTGCTTTCAACTTGTCACTAATTTATCAGAGCAGTGGAAATTTAAGAATGGCTCAAAAGCTGTTGTATACATATGGAATCGTATGA